Proteins from a single region of Pseudomonas sp. 10S4:
- a CDS encoding sigma-54-dependent transcriptional regulator, which translates to MTIDNRIQVVLIDDDPHLRQALSQTLDLAGLKILPLAEAKGLAGQLERDWPGVVVSDIRMPGMDGLELLSELHAQDPELPVLLITGHGDVPLAVQAMRAGAYDFLEKPFASDALLDSVRRALALRRLVLDNRSLRLALSDRNELSARLVGQSAPMLRLREQIGALAATRADVLILGETGAGKEVVARALHDLSSRRNGPFVAINAGALAESVVESELFGHEPGAFTGAQKRRIGKFEFANGGTLFLDEIESMTLDVQVKLLRMLQERVVERLGGNQLIPLDIRVIAATKEDLRQAADQGRFRADLYYRLNVAPLRIPPLRERGEDALVLFQHFADEASTRHGLPPHELQPGQRALLLRHAWPGNVRELQNAAERFALGLELELDNSAPQGGVSTTVEVVSGGLSEQVENFEKTLIAAELARSHSSVRSLAEALGIPRKTLHDKLRKHGLNFADGGPSSQTDDLD; encoded by the coding sequence ATGACCATCGATAACCGCATCCAGGTCGTGTTGATCGACGATGATCCGCACTTGCGCCAGGCCTTGAGCCAGACCCTGGACCTGGCCGGCCTGAAGATCCTGCCGCTGGCCGAAGCCAAGGGCCTGGCCGGGCAACTGGAGCGCGACTGGCCGGGCGTTGTGGTCAGTGACATCCGAATGCCGGGCATGGACGGCCTCGAGTTGCTGAGCGAACTCCACGCCCAAGACCCGGAGCTACCGGTGCTGCTGATCACCGGCCACGGCGATGTTCCGCTGGCCGTGCAAGCGATGCGCGCCGGGGCCTATGACTTTCTGGAAAAACCTTTCGCCAGCGACGCCCTGCTCGACAGCGTGCGCCGCGCCCTGGCCTTGCGCCGGCTGGTACTGGACAACCGCAGCCTGCGCCTGGCCCTGAGCGACCGCAATGAATTGAGCGCCCGACTGGTCGGGCAATCGGCGCCGATGCTGCGTTTGCGCGAGCAAATCGGTGCACTGGCGGCGACCAGGGCCGACGTGTTGATACTCGGTGAAACCGGTGCCGGTAAAGAAGTGGTGGCCCGGGCGCTGCACGACTTGTCGAGTCGTCGTAACGGCCCGTTCGTGGCGATCAACGCCGGGGCGCTGGCCGAATCGGTGGTGGAAAGCGAGCTGTTCGGTCACGAGCCCGGCGCGTTTACCGGCGCGCAAAAACGCCGCATCGGCAAGTTCGAATTCGCCAATGGCGGCACGTTGTTCCTCGATGAAATCGAAAGCATGACCCTGGATGTGCAAGTGAAACTGCTGCGCATGTTGCAGGAGCGCGTGGTCGAACGTCTCGGCGGCAATCAACTGATCCCGTTGGACATCCGCGTCATCGCCGCCACCAAGGAAGACCTGCGCCAGGCCGCCGATCAAGGGCGCTTCCGGGCCGACTTGTATTACCGGCTGAACGTCGCACCGCTGCGCATTCCACCGCTGCGCGAACGTGGCGAAGATGCACTGGTGCTGTTCCAGCATTTCGCCGACGAAGCCAGCACCCGCCACGGTTTACCGCCCCACGAACTGCAGCCGGGGCAACGGGCGCTGTTGCTGCGTCACGCCTGGCCGGGCAACGTGCGCGAACTGCAAAACGCCGCCGAACGCTTTGCCCTGGGACTGGAACTGGAACTGGACAACAGCGCGCCGCAGGGCGGCGTCAGCACCACGGTGGAAGTGGTTAGCGGTGGCCTGAGCGAGCAGGTGGAAAACTTCGAAAAAACCCTGATTGCCGCCGAACTGGCGCGCTCTCACAGCTCGGTGCGCAGCCTCGCCGAGGCCTTGGGCATTCCGCGCAAGACCCTACACGACAAGCTGCGTAAACACGGCCTGAATTTCGCCGACGGTGGCCCCAGCAGCCAAACCGACGACCTTGATTGA
- a CDS encoding sensor histidine kinase, with amino-acid sequence MTPTLPRRPRWRSLALLALCLAPLLWPLQHLAERYYRSELAGQNRQTLDLYVANLLGTLHRYEVLPQILGDLPALRAVLGAPDDGVTQGNANRLLKNISAQTGAEVMYLMDTTGKTLAASNWDKHDSFVGRNFSFRPYFSEAMAGRLGRFFGLGTTSAKRGYFFAAAVREGEKVVGVLVVKVDLDHTESLWGKTPEQLLLTDHNGVVILTSRPEWRFRSTRDLSDEENKAITAIQPYPTRDSRPLKLNTNAWLTQTQRIEETGWSVSILAPRTLIDRPVRTVVAIGGATLLVLMLLLGLMMQRRRHYLERIAFEAKARRELEDRVAERTSDLEGLNRRLKQEVLEREHAQQELVRAQDDLVQAGKLSALGTMSASISHELNQPLAAIRSYAENAEVLLDHQRTDDARGNLKLISELTGRMASIIAHLRAFARRDRHAPESVALQPALDDALALLAKRRRSMEVELIRDLPAATLWVEAGETRLRQVLGNLLANALDALTEKGPPRKLWLSAQSTADGVNLYIRDNGPGFCLEALGRAGEPFYTTKTRTQGLGLGLAICDTLMRAFGGELSFANHKEGGALITLKLRAGAPGVSLQPSEDRSA; translated from the coding sequence ATGACTCCAACCCTCCCCCGCAGACCCCGCTGGCGCAGCCTGGCCCTGCTCGCGCTGTGCCTGGCGCCGTTGCTGTGGCCGCTGCAGCATCTGGCCGAGCGTTACTACCGTAGCGAGCTGGCCGGGCAGAACCGTCAGACCCTCGACCTCTACGTCGCCAACCTGCTGGGCACCCTGCACCGCTATGAAGTACTGCCACAGATTCTCGGCGACCTGCCCGCCCTGCGCGCCGTACTGGGCGCGCCCGACGATGGCGTCACTCAGGGCAACGCCAACCGCTTGCTGAAAAACATCAGCGCCCAGACCGGCGCCGAAGTCATGTACCTGATGGACACCACCGGCAAGACACTGGCGGCCTCAAACTGGGACAAACACGACAGTTTCGTCGGGCGTAATTTTTCCTTCCGGCCGTACTTCAGCGAAGCCATGGCCGGGCGGCTCGGGCGCTTTTTCGGGCTGGGCACCACCTCGGCCAAACGTGGTTACTTCTTCGCTGCCGCCGTACGCGAGGGTGAGAAAGTCGTCGGCGTGCTGGTGGTCAAGGTCGATCTCGATCACACCGAAAGCCTCTGGGGCAAAACCCCCGAACAACTGCTGCTGACCGATCACAACGGCGTGGTCATTCTCACGTCGCGGCCCGAGTGGCGTTTTCGCTCCACCCGCGACTTGAGTGATGAAGAGAACAAAGCCATCACCGCGATCCAACCCTACCCGACCCGCGATTCCAGGCCGTTGAAGCTCAACACCAACGCTTGGTTAACCCAGACCCAGCGGATCGAGGAAACCGGCTGGAGCGTCAGCATCCTTGCGCCCCGCACCCTGATCGACCGCCCGGTGCGCACGGTCGTGGCCATCGGTGGCGCGACGCTGCTGGTATTGATGCTGTTGCTCGGTCTGATGATGCAGCGCCGCCGCCATTATCTGGAGCGGATCGCCTTCGAAGCCAAGGCCCGCCGCGAACTCGAAGACCGGGTGGCCGAGCGCACCAGCGACCTTGAAGGCCTCAACCGACGCCTGAAACAGGAAGTGCTGGAACGCGAACACGCCCAGCAAGAACTGGTGCGCGCCCAGGATGACTTGGTACAGGCCGGCAAGCTGTCGGCACTGGGGACGATGTCGGCGAGCATCAGCCACGAACTCAATCAACCGCTGGCGGCGATCCGCAGCTACGCAGAAAACGCCGAAGTGTTACTCGATCATCAGCGCACCGACGATGCCCGCGGCAACCTCAAGCTGATCAGTGAACTGACCGGGCGCATGGCCTCGATCATTGCGCACCTGCGCGCCTTCGCTCGCCGCGATCGCCACGCCCCGGAAAGCGTCGCCCTGCAACCAGCGCTGGATGACGCCCTGGCGTTACTGGCCAAGCGTCGACGGAGCATGGAAGTCGAGCTGATCCGTGACCTGCCAGCCGCCACGCTGTGGGTCGAGGCCGGGGAAACCCGATTGCGTCAGGTGCTCGGCAACCTATTGGCCAACGCCCTCGACGCCCTGACCGAAAAAGGTCCGCCGCGCAAACTCTGGCTGAGTGCCCAATCCACCGCCGACGGCGTCAACCTGTACATTCGCGACAACGGCCCCGGGTTTTGCCTGGAAGCGCTGGGTCGCGCCGGCGAGCCCTTCTACACCACAAAGACCCGCACTCAGGGTCTTGGGCTGGGGCTGGCGATCTGCGACACCCTGATGCGCGCCTTCGGTGGTGAACTGTCGTTCGCCAACCATAAGGAGGGCGGCGCCCTGATTACCTTGAAGCTACGCGCAGGCGCACCCGGCGTGAGCCTGCAACCGTCCGAGGACCGAAGTGCATGA